The following are encoded in a window of Paenibacillaceae bacterium GAS479 genomic DNA:
- a CDS encoding Signal transduction histidine kinase yields the protein MSIRLRLLLSYIGMAFVPVVIIGVMTILVIYLLGYKDLRDFFEENRGKTDRQQVLLGELWYVLHQDAEKLLEAPYLKDLDNRLESVGSGFVVTLPGDRLYVSKLAQDNGVPRTWFSENKNVSENKVVNGFSYTVVTVDFKNSDGTPAEAALIYRKDEIAVVWRPLGAIAPLLIFAFVSMFMTYIVSRSITRPLSTLRDAALSLKEGNLEPVPLPRARNELGEVGTAFEEMRLRLKATIMQMQQYEENRKMLLSHISHDLKTPITAIKGYVEGIMEGVANTPEKQEKYMRTIYSKADGMDRLIDELFLYSKLDLHKEEFHFLNMDLRAFLRHYMEDQQFEMEKRGIELQVKTGTSELFVQADAEKLSRVLGNMLDNSAKYMNVDKAVLRKSPCIMVNLGAVDGFARLTLEDNGPGIEQQDLPYLFDRFYRAELSRSSETGGSGLGLAIVRQIVEEHGGKVSASNRPQGGASFEILLPLADRLRKDDIR from the coding sequence ATGTCGATTCGCCTGAGACTGCTTCTGTCCTACATTGGAATGGCATTCGTGCCTGTTGTCATAATCGGGGTGATGACGATACTCGTCATTTATCTGCTCGGATACAAAGATTTGCGGGATTTTTTTGAAGAGAACAGGGGCAAGACAGACCGTCAACAAGTGCTGCTCGGGGAATTGTGGTATGTGCTCCACCAAGATGCCGAAAAACTGCTGGAAGCTCCCTATCTAAAGGATCTCGACAACCGACTGGAGTCGGTAGGCAGCGGATTCGTAGTTACTTTGCCGGGCGATCGGCTCTATGTCTCGAAGCTGGCTCAGGACAATGGAGTGCCAAGGACTTGGTTTTCCGAGAACAAAAATGTTTCCGAGAACAAAGTCGTGAACGGATTCTCCTATACGGTCGTAACCGTCGATTTCAAAAATTCTGACGGTACGCCGGCAGAAGCAGCTCTAATTTATCGTAAAGACGAAATCGCCGTGGTCTGGAGGCCACTTGGTGCGATCGCTCCGCTGCTGATTTTTGCGTTCGTAAGCATGTTCATGACTTACATCGTTTCACGCAGCATTACTCGTCCGCTGTCCACGCTGCGCGATGCGGCTCTCTCCCTCAAAGAAGGAAATCTGGAGCCAGTGCCGCTACCAAGAGCCCGTAACGAGCTTGGGGAGGTAGGTACCGCGTTTGAGGAGATGAGGCTTAGGCTCAAGGCAACGATTATGCAGATGCAGCAGTACGAAGAGAATCGAAAAATGCTTTTATCCCACATTTCACATGACCTCAAGACGCCAATTACGGCCATTAAAGGTTACGTAGAAGGCATCATGGAAGGCGTGGCCAACACGCCGGAGAAGCAGGAGAAGTATATGCGTACGATTTACAGTAAGGCGGACGGGATGGACCGTCTGATAGACGAGTTATTCCTCTACTCCAAGCTGGATTTGCACAAGGAGGAATTTCATTTCCTTAACATGGATTTACGCGCATTCTTGAGGCACTATATGGAAGATCAGCAGTTCGAGATGGAGAAGAGGGGCATCGAGTTGCAAGTGAAAACGGGTACTAGCGAGTTGTTTGTACAAGCGGATGCGGAGAAGCTGAGCCGTGTGCTCGGCAATATGCTCGATAATAGTGCCAAGTACATGAATGTAGACAAGGCAGTGCTTAGAAAGTCTCCTTGTATTATGGTGAATCTCGGCGCAGTGGATGGGTTCGCACGGTTGACGCTCGAAGATAACGGGCCGGGCATTGAGCAGCAGGATTTGCCGTATCTGTTCGATCGTTTCTATCGGGCAGAGCTATCCCGCAGTTCGGAGACGGGCGGCAGCGGGCTCGGACTTGCCATCGTTCGTCAGATTGTGGAGGAGCATGGCGGCAAAGTTAGTGCGTCCAATCGCCCCCAGGGCGGAGCATCATTCGAGATCCTCTTGCCGCTTGCGGATAGATTGCGGAAGGATGATATACGATGA